The sequence CGAAATTGCTCCAATCACGGACATGATGATCAAAATCACATCCCAAGGGATCGCCCCCGCGTCCATGCCAAGCCCTAAAGTAAGCACCACCACGCCAAGCCCCCCCGCAAAGCCAATCCCCATCCCCCCCAGCCGCACGCCCAAAAACAAGGCCGCGAGCAGCACCACAAATTGCAACACAAAAAGACCCATTCGCACTCCTTAAAAACTCCCACAATACCCAAAGAACTTTGTATTTTTCTTAGCTAAGCTTTGCTAAATTTGCTAAAGTAGGTAAAACTTCAAGGACAGCCATGCCAAACACCCTAAGCCTAGAGGATTTACAAACCCTAAGCACCCATCTAAAACGCCCGCCCAGCGCACTCGAACATGCCTTAGTGGCAACCCTTTGGAGTGAACATTGCAGCTACCGCTCCAGCAAAGCCCATTTAAAAGCCTTTGGAGCGGATTTAGAGAACAGCGGGGGGGTGGTGGATTTAGGGGGCGGACTAGGCGCTGCCTTTAAAATCGAATCGCACAACCACCCGAGTTTTTTAAACCCCTATGCGGGCGCAGCCACGGGGCTAGGCGGCGTGCAGCGCGACCTATTGAGTGTGGGCGCAAGGCCTCTAGCCTGTTTTGCCCTGCTGCGCTCCTCTCAAAGCACCCCCCACCACCAAGAAGCCCTAGCGGGCTTTAACGACTACGCCAAGCATACCCGCACGCAAAATTTAGGCTGTGAGAGCGGTTTTAGCGATGGTTTTACACACAATGTGCTCGTCAATGCCTTTTGTGTGGGGCTTGTGGTGCAACAAGTGGGGGCAAGTGCAAGAGCGGGGGGGGTGTTTGTGCTGCTTGGGCGCGCAGCTGAGGGTGTGGGCGTGGATGGGGCGTGCATGAGCAGTGTTGTCCTTCAAAAAGAGCAGCACACAAGCGTGCCTAGTGGCGACCCACACCTACAAGCTAAGCTCATAGACGCTTGCCTTGAAATTTACAGCCAAATAGGTGTGCTCGGGGCGCAGGATTTAGGGGCAGGGGGGCTTGGCGTGGCGTGCGTGGAAATGGCAGCGCGTGGGTGTGTGGGGGCGATTTTAGAGCTAGAGAAAGCCCCTAGCGTGCAAGATTTAGACCCGCTGGAGATTTTACTCAACGAAACCCAAGAGCGCATGCTCTTATGTCTAGAGCCACAAAAACTAGAGCAAGCCTTGCAAGTGGCACAAAAGCACGGCTTAGAAGCTAGAGCGGTGGGTGTGGCCACTAAAGAGCCCACTTTTAAAGCTCTTTATAAAGCGCAAGAATTAGCGAATTTGCCCTTACCCTTAAAAGCCCCACACACAGACCTAAGCCCCAAGCAAGAGAGTTTAAGCCCCTTGCCCCTTGAGCTAAATGCCTTGCCCCCGGCTAAAATTTGGTTGCCCCAAATTCAAAAACACCTTTGCATTAGTCTAGCTAGCTCTAGCCCTAAAGCCTTGCAAGAGCCCAAAGAGGACAGCAAGGCTACATGCTTTAGGGCATACCAAGAGCTTAAAAATATGGGCGCAAAGGTGCTAGGCTTTAGCGATGGCATTAACTTGGGAGCGATGGATGGGCATGGGGCGTGGGTGCTGCAACAAATGTGCTTAGGGCTCAAAGAAGCACGCTATGCGCTTGGCGTGCCCTTTGTGAGCGGCAATGTGTCGCTCAACAACGCCACTGCCAACACCCCCCCCATCCCCCCAACCCTCGCCCTTGTGGCTGTGGGGATTACATAGTTTGATTGTATGTACAACCATATCTGTCCTATTTAAATAAAGGCGAGCGATGCATTTGATTTTTCTTGGATTTTAGAAAATTATTTTAAGCTTCAAGACCTAGTAGTCTAGCCGATCCACTTTCTAAAAATTTTAATTGTTCCTACTGACCATATATACTATGAAAAAGTTCTATGTGTTGATATCTTTTCATTAATAATCAGTGCCCTTAGTCTTTTTGTATGTCTTCTTTGTTAACAATCAAGTTTAAAGAATTCTTAAATCGGGAATAAAGCCCCATGAAGCCTCAGCATATTTTTCAAGGGAGTCCAATCTAGGGGATAAGACTTGCAAAAGAGCTAATTTAAACAAGAAGAAATGCACATAATCTAAGCCTTTGAAAAAGACATTTATCGTTTTTGACTTATAAAATCACTTTAGATAAGGATATTAAGCATATCCTAAAAGTTTGGGCGTTTCAATAAAAGCACTTTTATCCAAGAAACCCTAGAAGAGCATTTAAAAAAAAAAGAATAGAGCAGATCAAACAAGAATTATTCAACAAACCACCTACTCGTTTCAGTTAGCTTATACTAGATCCTCTGTATATACACCAAACAACAATGTACGCCACTTCAACTAGGTTGTATGTTCCATACACGAGCACTATTCTCTTTTTCACACACCAAGCACAAGAAATAATCGCCTAGATTATCTCTTTTAACGGTTAAAGTCTTGGGTTTACCTACAAGGTTGTAGGTCTTGACAAACTTAAAAACATAGCCATTAAAAGAAATAACATTGTCTTGGATTTTATAACCTGTCTTGCCCTTGAATGTAAAAGATTGATATAGGGTTGTCTTTTTAAATCTAGGTGGTCTGCCCTGTTTTTAAAAAACTTTTGATAGGCTTTGTCTATCCTTTCTACTAACTCCTGCAAAGTTTTAGGGCCTAGAGTTTTTAAAAAAGCAAACCTGCTTGTTCTTTTAGCTTTGTGATGTGCTTTTGCAGAGTGTAGAGTTTTAAATGCTTTTTAAAAAGCCCATAATACCTCTTATGCAAAGCAATGCAATGATTGTAGCAATGCTATAGAGGCGCAGAAGTTTGCTGATGTGCTTATTTTTGCTTGAATTGTAGAGCTCCTGCTTGTAGGCGATTAACATGAGGGTATTGTAATTTGAAGATCATACTCATTAAATATCTTTTCTACTGGCGCATAACTTAGTCATGCCAGTCTATTTTTATAAGAAACATAGGTAATCTTGATTTTAATCATCATGCTAAGAAGTTCCATAAAGCCTTTTCTGTCTAAAGACATCTCGTTTTTAATGTCGGAATAATAGATATTATTTACGGATCTTCCTTTAGTGTTAAAAAAGAGATTCAATTTTTCCACTTGATTTTGTAAGTCTCATTTCTGCCTTTTAGTGCTTACCATAGCATAAATCACATTCAGTCTTTTGCCTTTAATTCCTGCTAAAGCCCACTAAAGAATAAACATCAGAATCGTTATATTTACTAGTGACCGTAATGCCAAGACCCCCAAAAACATCCTAAAATCCACCGAAAAAGATCTGACATAGAAAACCACGAGGCGTTTAAGTATGAGCACCTAAACACCTTAAAAGAGTGAGTGGGTGCGTGAATTAGAACTTTAGCCCTCTTTTCTCACTTCTTGCATCACCAAATCAAAGGCATCTTTTGTCCCCGGGCGCACAGAACTTAGTAAGCTAAAGACGATGATCGCTAGAGAGCTGGCTAAAAAGCCGGGGACAATCTCGTAAATGTCTAAAAAGCTTCTGCCAAACTTGTCGTATAAAATCACTGTGCTCGCCCCAAAGATCATGCCCATGATTGCCCCGAGCCTTGTCATGCGCGCCCAAAAGAGGGAGAACAAAATCACCGTTCCAAAGCTTGCTCCAAAGCCCGCCCACGCATAGGATACGATTTTTAACACGCTAGCGTTGCGGTTGGTGGAGATGAAAAAGGCGATAAGCGCCACCGCCAACACCGAAGCCCGACTCACCATCATCACGGTCTTTACTGGGGCTTCTCTATTAAAAATCTTGGAGTAAAAGTCTTCAGCAATAGTAGAAGAGCTGACTAGAAGTTGCGAGCTGGCGGTGCTCATCACGGCGGCCAAAATGGCGCTTAAGAGAACCCCGCTGATCCACGGGTTGAAGAGAGTTGCGCTCATGTGGATAAAGATTTTTTCAGGGTCGGCTAGGCTTAAATGAAACTTCGCCACATACGCCACGCCAAGCAGCCCGATTAAGCAAGACCCGATTAAGCTGATCCCCATCCACGAAATGCCTACGGTTGTAGCTTGTGGGATTTCCTTAATGGAGCGAATCGACATGAAGCGCACCAAAATATGCGGTTGCCCGAAGTAGCCAAGCCCCCACGCCAAACTAGAGATCACCGCCACTAAAGAGCTGTCCTCAAGAAAAGTCAGGTTACCGGGTTTAACACGGGCGATGATATTAAAACTTTCTTGTAGCCCACCCAAATGATAAAGCATCATGCAAGGCACCGCCACCAATGCCCCCATCATCAATAGCCCTTGGATCAAATCCGTCCAACACACCGCCTTATACCCGCCCAAAAAGGTGTAGGTTACGATGATGAGAGTCCCCGTGATGAGCGCATGGTTGTACTTCACCCCGAAGGTCGCCTCAAAGAGTTTCGCCCCGCTCACTAGCCCCGAGGACACATAAAAAGTAAAGAAAATCAAGATCACCACCGCCGAGATCAGGCGCAGAATGTGTTTATCATCGCTAAAGCGGGTTTCAAAGTAATCGGGGATGGTGATAGAATTATCGATCACGCTAGTATACACCCGTAAGCGTTTTGCCACCAACACCCAATTGATGGTCGCCCCGATGGTGAGACCTATGGCAATGTGGCTGTTAATGAGCCCGCCCACATACAATGCCCCGGGCAGACCCATTAAAAGCCACCCACTCATATCACTCGCCCCCGCACTTAAAGCGCTCACCACGGGCCCCATAGAACGATCCCCTAAAAAATAATCCTCTGTGGTTTCATTATTCCTGTAAAAATAAAACCCAATGGCGAGCATTAACAATGAGTAAAGAACAAAAACAATCGCAATCTGGTAACTAATTTGCATGGATCTCCTTGATTTTTTTAAGCCCTTGCATTTAAACTACCATAAAAGTAAAAAAAGTCAAAATCAAAACCGTCAACCCCCCAATCTTAACCTTTATCCTGCGTGCGCTTTGGCTTTAAGCCCCCTTGCGCCCAAATTGCCGTAGCGGTGGTAGGAAATGCTGATGGACTTTTCTAAGTGGTAGTTTAAAAGCTCAAAGCGTCCACAGCATAGAGCCTTGGCATTTGCCACCACAATCCCCTGCTTGCTGCTGGCTTCATAAAGCGTGTCTAATTCTTGACTAAAGTAGCGCACCCGCCCAAAATTGCTAAGTTTTTGGCTAAACTCCTCCAAGCTCTCGT is a genomic window of Helicobacter sp. NHP19-012 containing:
- a CDS encoding AIR synthase-related protein, with the protein product MPNTLSLEDLQTLSTHLKRPPSALEHALVATLWSEHCSYRSSKAHLKAFGADLENSGGVVDLGGGLGAAFKIESHNHPSFLNPYAGAATGLGGVQRDLLSVGARPLACFALLRSSQSTPHHQEALAGFNDYAKHTRTQNLGCESGFSDGFTHNVLVNAFCVGLVVQQVGASARAGGVFVLLGRAAEGVGVDGACMSSVVLQKEQHTSVPSGDPHLQAKLIDACLEIYSQIGVLGAQDLGAGGLGVACVEMAARGCVGAILELEKAPSVQDLDPLEILLNETQERMLLCLEPQKLEQALQVAQKHGLEARAVGVATKEPTFKALYKAQELANLPLPLKAPHTDLSPKQESLSPLPLELNALPPAKIWLPQIQKHLCISLASSSPKALQEPKEDSKATCFRAYQELKNMGAKVLGFSDGINLGAMDGHGAWVLQQMCLGLKEARYALGVPFVSGNVSLNNATANTPPIPPTLALVAVGIT
- the putP gene encoding sodium/proline symporter PutP, which encodes MQISYQIAIVFVLYSLLMLAIGFYFYRNNETTEDYFLGDRSMGPVVSALSAGASDMSGWLLMGLPGALYVGGLINSHIAIGLTIGATINWVLVAKRLRVYTSVIDNSITIPDYFETRFSDDKHILRLISAVVILIFFTFYVSSGLVSGAKLFEATFGVKYNHALITGTLIIVTYTFLGGYKAVCWTDLIQGLLMMGALVAVPCMMLYHLGGLQESFNIIARVKPGNLTFLEDSSLVAVISSLAWGLGYFGQPHILVRFMSIRSIKEIPQATTVGISWMGISLIGSCLIGLLGVAYVAKFHLSLADPEKIFIHMSATLFNPWISGVLLSAILAAVMSTASSQLLVSSSTIAEDFYSKIFNREAPVKTVMMVSRASVLAVALIAFFISTNRNASVLKIVSYAWAGFGASFGTVILFSLFWARMTRLGAIMGMIFGASTVILYDKFGRSFLDIYEIVPGFLASSLAIIVFSLLSSVRPGTKDAFDLVMQEVRKEG